GTGGCCTGCATGTACGACCAGATCTGCTCCAGCTGCAGGGCATCGGGGAGCAGACGCTCGACGCCGCCGACGTTGAAGGCGGCGTCGCCCTGGACGTTCTCCGGGTAGGCCGCGTCGGGCGCTCCCTTTTCCAGCGGCTTTCTCACCAGATGGTCACCCTGTCTGCGGGGGCGACCCACACGCGCGAGCCCTCCTCGACGTCAAACGCCTGGTAAAACTCCGGCACGTTGGCGGCGATGACGTTGCAGCGGAACTCGTTCGGCGAGTGCGGGTCGATGGCCAGCAGCTGCGCGGCCATCTCCGGGCGCACCTTCGAGCGCCACACCCGCGCCCAGGACAAAAAGAGGCGCTGGAAGCCGGTGTACTCGCCCTCGACATCGGCGACGGGCAGCGCCGGGCCGTCGTCAAGGCCCTTGTCCTTCAGGTAGAGCTTGTAGGCCACCACCGCGATACCGAGCCCGCCCAGGTCGCCGATGTTCTCGCCGAGCGTGAACTTGCCGTTGACCCCGCCGATGTCCTCGCGCCCCTCGAGGACGGTGGGGATGAGGCCGTCGAACTGCTCCACCAGCTTCGCGGTCAGCTCGTCGAAGCGATCGCGGTCCTCGTCGGTCCACCAGGAGTTGAGGTTACCCAGGCCGTCGTAACGCGAGCCCTGGTCATCGAAGCCGTGGCCGATCTCGTGGCCGATCACAGCGCCGATGCCGCCGAAGTTCTCGGCCGCGTCCGCCTCCGGGTTGAAAAACGGCGGCTGGAGGATCGCAGCCGGGAAGGTGATGTCGTTGACCACCGGGTTGTAGAAGGCGTTGACCGTCTGCGGGGTGGTCACCCACTCGTCGCGGTTGGCGGGCCGACCAATCTTGTCAATCTGGTAGGCGTGCTCGAAGGCCGCGCCGCGGCGCACGTTGCTCAACAGGTCCGCGCCCTCGGGGGAAAACTCCAGCCCCGAGTAGTCGCGCCACCGGTCGGGGTAGCCGATCTTGGCGTTGAACTGCCCCAGCTTCGCCAGCGCGCGCTCGCGCGTGCCGGTGCCCATCCACTCCAGCGCGGAGATGCGCTCGTGGTAGGCGCGCACCAGGTAGTCCACCAGCTCAAGCATGTGCTGCTTGGAGGCAGGGGGGAAGTGCTTGTCGACGTAGCCCTGGCCGATCTCCTCACCCACCAGCGACTCCGCCAGCCCCACGCCGCGCTTCCAGCGGTCGCGCTGCTGGGTCGCGCCCGAGAGCACGGTGCCGTAAAACTCGAAGTTGGCCCGGCCGACCTCCTCCGGCAGCACGCCGGCGCGCGCGCGCAGGATGTTCCACGCGCCCCACAACTGCCAGTCCGCCAGCGCCTCGGGGCGCAGCATGCCCGCGAGCTCGTCGGTGAACGTGGGCATCATGTTGATTACCCGGCCCTCCTGCAACCCCGAGGCGCCGAGCAGCGTCTGGATGATCGGCGGCAGCTCCTTAAACTCCACCGGGTTGTATGTGGCCACCGCGTCGCGCGCTGCCACGACGTCCCAGTGGCTGTGCGCCAGCTGCGTCTCCAGGGACACGATGCGCTTAGCCGCGATCTCTGGGCTCAACCCGAACAGGTGCGAGGGGTCGAGGAACCCGAGCATCCGCTCCACGTGGTGGCCGTATTTCTCCAGCGTCTCGGCGTGCTCGGGGGAGTGGTAGTAGGCCTCGTCGGGCAGCCCCAGCCCGCTTTGCACGAGGTAGGCCACGGAGTTCTCCCCCTGCGAGTCCTTCTCCACCCAGTAGGTCAGCGGCGCGCCGACCCCCTCGCGTTCGAGCGTGCCGAGGTTAGCCGCGAACTCCTCCACATCCTTGGCGGCAAGGCGGGCCAGGTCCTCCTCGAGTGGGGCCAGCCCGGCGCCGTTGACGCCCTCGGTGTCCATGAAGGACAAGAAAAGGTCGCCGCCGCGGCCGACGCCGTCCTGCAGCAGGGCGTGGACGTCCTTTTCCGCCTGGTCCCGCAGTGCGTAGAAGGCACCGTCGATGCCACGGTCAGCGGGAATGGTGTGGCTCTCGACCCAGCGGCCGTTGACAAACTCAAAAAGGTCTTTCATGCCCACCACTCTAACGCGGCGCCCGACACCGCCGTGGCGGGTTGAGCGCCGCGCGCGCGGGTTAGGGCGCGTTGGGGTCGCGGATCTTCATCGGGCCGGGGGTCCACCAGCCGGTGCGGGTCACCTCCTCGTGGTCGATGGTCGCCACCTCCGGCTCCTCTCCCACGGAGTTCGGGCGACGCTCGTAGCGGGCCACGGAACCCCAGTCGCGCTGCCAGTCACCTACGAGGTAGCCCGGGATCTCGTACGAGTGGCTCACGGCCTCGGCGGTGGCCAGGGCGCCGCCGCCGAGGAAGTCCATGAACCCGGAGAGCTGCTCCTTACCGGGGGCGTCCGGCATGATGCGGTACTCGGGGATCTCGGTCACGCCGGCGAAGTGGTTGAAGGTGCGCTGGCAGGGGTACTGGAAGGCCACGGCCCAGTCGAGCAGGCCGGGCTCGTCGCTCGGGAGAACCTCGCCGAGCGGGGCCAGGGTGGGAATGCGCAGCGGCGTCAGCGCCAGCCAGTCCTCCCGCTTGAGGGAGGTGTCCTCGGCGACGAGGCGCACCACGTCGGCCTCCGCCGGAAGGTCGGCGAGCGGGTAGCGCAGGTTGCGCCACGAGGGGGTCGGGCCCTGGTCGAGCATCTCCACCTCGCCGAGAACCTCGACGGTGCCGTCGCCGGAGCGCGTGCCGTACTCGAGCATGAGCTCGTTGCCGTCCTGCTCCACCCCGTTGATGTCGTGGTGGGCGATGCGCCCGGCCACGGAGGTAACCAGCAGCGGGGCGTTGTCGCGGGCCGCGGGCAGCTCGTACCAGGAGGTCTCGATGTAGGCGGAGCCCATCGGATCGTCGGAGAAGGTACCCAGCACCGGCACGCGCGTGTAGTCCAGGTTGAACGGCAGCCGCACGGTCGAGCCGTTGACACCGCGCAGGTGCTCGGGCCTGTTGCCCTGGGTGTTCGTGCGGGTGGTGGACTGCTCCTGCTCGGAGGCGTCCGAGGGCTGGGCCGCGTTGTCGGCCTGTCCGCCGCCGTCACCGGGGCCCGTCGCGGTGTTATCCGCGGGCGCGACCGCAGCGGCTGCGCCGTCGTCGACGGTGGTGCGGGGGTCGGAGGTGGCCACGTTGTCCGCCTCCGAGACGATGTAGGCGGGCACGCCGTCCGGGGTAAAACCGCGCTGCTCCCCGGCGTCCAGCGAGCGCCCGAGGGGGACGCCGCGGACGGGGGTGAGGAAGGAATCGTTCGTGTCCGTCTCCAAAACGACGTCACCGCCGAGGGCGCACACGTTGCCGCCGAAGGATGCGACGTTGCCCATCCCCACCGAGTACGCGGGGGCCTGGTCGATGAAGGCCTTGAGGAAGGTCAGGCACGAAAACGCCACCATGAGGATGGACATCACGGCAATCGGGGCGGACATAACACCCGCCCAGCGGCTGCGCTCGCCGGGGCTGAGCGCGCCGTCGCGGCGCAGGCCCTGGACCACCCCGATCATGAGCACCACGAGAGCGATGGCGAGCATGACCGTGTTCGCCTCGATGCCGCGCAGCTGCACCGTGCGGTCCCACCACGGCACGCCGAAGGAGGACACGTACCACCAGGCGTTCCAGCCGCCCAGGGTGAAGGCCATGAGGAACAGCACGGCGGCGATCGCGAGGGTGCGGTTGCGCGCCGAGCGCAGCGCCACGGCGCTGAGCACCACCGCGCCGACCGCCGCGGCCGCGCCACCGACGCCGGCGAAGATGCCGAAGTGGTGGGTCCACTTCGTCGGGGTGAACATGAAGAAGAAGGCGCTCAGGACGATGATGGCCACGAGCCGCTGAACCGGTGCGCGCGTGGCGCCGGGCACGCGCCCGAAGCGAGCCAGCGCCCACAGGATCAGCGCGAGGGCAAACAGCAGGATGAATACCGGGAAGCGGCGCGTCATCGAGCCGTCGACCGATTCCTGGAAGAGGGTGTAGTAGCGCGCCGGCTCCGCGTACCACTCGAGGGCGGGGCCGACCTCGGCGCGCACGGCGGTGGCTTCGATGACGGCGGCGAGGGTCTGATCGTGGAAGACCGGGATCATCACGGCTGTGCCCACCCCGAGGAACACGCCGATGTAGGACACCCAGGGCGCGTAGATCAACCGGCGGTGCATCGTGCGGAAAATCGCCGGCAGGCAGATGAGGAAGACACCCACCGCGGCCAGGCCCGTCGGCCCGCAGGCCAGGGTGAACGCGGCGAGCAGCGTGCCCACCGCCGCGGGGAAGAGGCGCTGGGCGGCGATGGCGCGCTCGAAGGCGGCCCAGGTGGCGATGAGCCCGAGGGCGATGATCGGCTCCGGGCGCGTGCCGTTGTTGTAGGGCAGCCAGAAAGCGAGGAACACGAAGGCGGCGGTCCAGTACGCCATCCGGCGCTGCCCGATGGCCTCCCCCAGGCGCGGCAGGATCTCGCGCGAGAGGATCCACCAGATCAAAATGCCTGCGATGAGGGTGGGCAGGCGCATCCACACCGACGCCCCGGACACCTTGGCCAACAGCGCCAGAAGGTCGTAGAAGGGGGAGCCGAAGGGCGATTCCGGCACGCCGTACCAGCGGTAATAGTTGGCCATGTAGTCGGACTCGTTGGCCACCCGCGCCATGGTGAACAGGTAACCGTCGTCCGAGGTGTTGGCGCCGAACACGTGCCAGAAGCCGAGCACCGCCAGCACCACGGCGTCGAGGGGGGTGAAGGTGCGCCAGGTGCGGGGGAAGAAGCGCCAGCGGCGCCCGTCGAGCCGGTCGAGGCGCCACAGGCTGTAGAGGGCGACAAGAGCGGAGATGGCGCCGAGCACCATCGCGGCGATCTTCGCGGCGGTGGGGGTCGAGGTAAACCGGGAGTTGATCTGGACCTGGGCGCTGAGTCCGCCGTCGATAAGCGCGGCTGCGTCCCCCTCGAGCTCGGTGTAGATGCCTGTGACCTGGGGACGCAGGTCCTCCTCGCCCTCCTCCGAGTACGAGGTGCCGGGGACTTCGACGGCGGTGCCCTCGCTGGTGGCGGTGACCACGACCTCGGCGTCGTCGGGGAGTTCGGCGACTTGTTCCGGGGTGAGCTCGAAGAGCACCTCGTTGACGGAGTTGACCACGATCCCGCCGTCGGGTGAGGTGATGAACATCCCGCGGTCGAAGGCCTCGGTGGAGGTCTCCGGCAGGGTGCCCACGATCATGCTTTGCCCCTCGCGCAGCGAGTCGATCGCGGAGAGGGGGACGGTGACCTCGATCTCGTCGGGCGCCAGCGAGATCAGCGGCGCGTTCACCGAGTTCAGGGTGCCGCCCTGCGGCCAGCTCAGCGAGGATTGGACCTGGTTGACGGGGAGCAGGGGGGTGAGCACGAAGCAGAGGAACGCAAGGAGCCCGGAGATCGCGGCAAGGCCCGCAAAGCTTGACGACGCCCTCCCGCCCGCCTTCGTGGCCCCGCCCGGCTTCGGCTGGTGGTCTGTTTCAGGTGCTGTCACGTCGTGTAACTCTACTTTCCGTCTCACTAGTTCCGAACCGCGACCACGAAGGGCCCAATCTGCTCCACGGCCCAGGCCGGGGAGTCGAAGGATTCGGGGTTGAAGAACAGGGCCTCGTAGCGCACGTTCGGCTCGCTCGGGAAGATGTCGTGGGCGATGTGGGTCTTCCACGGCTCCTCCGGGGTGTCCAGGTCGCCGCGGAAGATGAAGGCCTCGGGCGCGCGCCACTGTGCGTCATCGAGCGCCGCGAGGAACGCGTCCGGGTGTGCCAGCTCGGCGAAGGAGCCCTCCGACCAGGCCGACAGCGCCTCGTTGCGCAGGTCGAACTCACCCAGCGGGTTGGCGTAGTGGCTGGTGAACGCGTTGAAGCCGTAAAAGGGGTTGTACGCCATGAAGTTGATCTCGTCGGTGTAGACCACGGTCTCGGTGGGCGCGTGGCCGTGCTCGCTGAGAAAGTCCACGATGTCCCCGTAGTACTGGCCCGGGTCCGGCGGGAACCTGTCGGCGCGCTCGCCGTAGCCGTCGGTATCGGCGTAGGCTTGGTCGATGTGCGGCTCGTTTTCCTTCGGGATCTGCTGCACCATCGCCAGCGTGGCCGTGCCCATCACGATGGCCACGACGGTCGCGGCGATCGAGCGCGCGGCGGGCTTTTCCCGGGCGGGGAAGGCGACGTCGGCCGCCCAGAGCCGGATCTCCGGCAGCGCGAGGACACCCGCGGTGACGAAGATGAGCGTGATGATGACCTCGAGGCGGAAGCCCAGCAGCGAGGTCCCCGCCAGGGTGGCGAGCATGGAGGCCAGCGCCCACACGTAGGACACCACCGCGGCGATGAACAGGCCCGTGTAGTTGAGGTTGCGGAAGCGCAGCAGCACGAAGA
This is a stretch of genomic DNA from Corynebacterium auris. It encodes these proteins:
- a CDS encoding M13 family metallopeptidase, with the translated sequence MKDLFEFVNGRWVESHTIPADRGIDGAFYALRDQAEKDVHALLQDGVGRGGDLFLSFMDTEGVNGAGLAPLEEDLARLAAKDVEEFAANLGTLEREGVGAPLTYWVEKDSQGENSVAYLVQSGLGLPDEAYYHSPEHAETLEKYGHHVERMLGFLDPSHLFGLSPEIAAKRIVSLETQLAHSHWDVVAARDAVATYNPVEFKELPPIIQTLLGASGLQEGRVINMMPTFTDELAGMLRPEALADWQLWGAWNILRARAGVLPEEVGRANFEFYGTVLSGATQQRDRWKRGVGLAESLVGEEIGQGYVDKHFPPASKQHMLELVDYLVRAYHERISALEWMGTGTRERALAKLGQFNAKIGYPDRWRDYSGLEFSPEGADLLSNVRRGAAFEHAYQIDKIGRPANRDEWVTTPQTVNAFYNPVVNDITFPAAILQPPFFNPEADAAENFGGIGAVIGHEIGHGFDDQGSRYDGLGNLNSWWTDEDRDRFDELTAKLVEQFDGLIPTVLEGREDIGGVNGKFTLGENIGDLGGLGIAVVAYKLYLKDKGLDDGPALPVADVEGEYTGFQRLFLSWARVWRSKVRPEMAAQLLAIDPHSPNEFRCNVIAANVPEFYQAFDVEEGSRVWVAPADRVTIW
- a CDS encoding arabinosyltransferase domain-containing protein, which gives rise to MTAPETDHQPKPGGATKAGGRASSSFAGLAAISGLLAFLCFVLTPLLPVNQVQSSLSWPQGGTLNSVNAPLISLAPDEIEVTVPLSAIDSLREGQSMIVGTLPETSTEAFDRGMFITSPDGGIVVNSVNEVLFELTPEQVAELPDDAEVVVTATSEGTAVEVPGTSYSEEGEEDLRPQVTGIYTELEGDAAALIDGGLSAQVQINSRFTSTPTAAKIAAMVLGAISALVALYSLWRLDRLDGRRWRFFPRTWRTFTPLDAVVLAVLGFWHVFGANTSDDGYLFTMARVANESDYMANYYRWYGVPESPFGSPFYDLLALLAKVSGASVWMRLPTLIAGILIWWILSREILPRLGEAIGQRRMAYWTAAFVFLAFWLPYNNGTRPEPIIALGLIATWAAFERAIAAQRLFPAAVGTLLAAFTLACGPTGLAAVGVFLICLPAIFRTMHRRLIYAPWVSYIGVFLGVGTAVMIPVFHDQTLAAVIEATAVRAEVGPALEWYAEPARYYTLFQESVDGSMTRRFPVFILLFALALILWALARFGRVPGATRAPVQRLVAIIVLSAFFFMFTPTKWTHHFGIFAGVGGAAAAVGAVVLSAVALRSARNRTLAIAAVLFLMAFTLGGWNAWWYVSSFGVPWWDRTVQLRGIEANTVMLAIALVVLMIGVVQGLRRDGALSPGERSRWAGVMSAPIAVMSILMVAFSCLTFLKAFIDQAPAYSVGMGNVASFGGNVCALGGDVVLETDTNDSFLTPVRGVPLGRSLDAGEQRGFTPDGVPAYIVSEADNVATSDPRTTVDDGAAAAVAPADNTATGPGDGGGQADNAAQPSDASEQEQSTTRTNTQGNRPEHLRGVNGSTVRLPFNLDYTRVPVLGTFSDDPMGSAYIETSWYELPAARDNAPLLVTSVAGRIAHHDINGVEQDGNELMLEYGTRSGDGTVEVLGEVEMLDQGPTPSWRNLRYPLADLPAEADVVRLVAEDTSLKREDWLALTPLRIPTLAPLGEVLPSDEPGLLDWAVAFQYPCQRTFNHFAGVTEIPEYRIMPDAPGKEQLSGFMDFLGGGALATAEAVSHSYEIPGYLVGDWQRDWGSVARYERRPNSVGEEPEVATIDHEEVTRTGWWTPGPMKIRDPNAP